From a region of the Seleniivibrio woodruffii genome:
- a CDS encoding divergent polysaccharide deacetylase family protein has protein sequence MQQKNNNSIEPENNKKKPDIKKLLIVGAFAVVAAIFASMGILHFLLKDDAPKTEKAATEHTAPLHTKAPDDIAQDDNPNASGLDRRAVMDAIALSLFDNGLDNSSIKESTEQEENGTTNLHFIIDQGTANLENLKNSLSERIKGMGTEPEVGKSVSFASGKLSVVIDFIERHAEPQKPADKKPRVARDYNGVKVAFVIDDCGYSIPLAEKLGKVKYPMAMAIIPYTPHSRETAEVFRRLGKTVFLHQPMEPKAYPEKDPGKGAILLNMPESLVAISLQKNVEDLGGKIDGFNNHMGSGLTESREKMSQVFDTMKKYTNFYVDSYTSPKTVAFDECQKQGMVCAINNKFIDNESDPEYIRGKIMDGVNLAKANGSIIMIGHLRDSTVEVLVKILPELEAMGVEVVPVKELAVR, from the coding sequence ATGCAGCAAAAAAATAACAACAGCATAGAACCTGAAAATAACAAAAAGAAACCGGATATAAAAAAGCTCCTCATTGTAGGAGCTTTTGCCGTGGTTGCGGCAATTTTCGCCTCGATGGGCATACTCCACTTTCTGCTGAAAGACGATGCGCCCAAAACTGAAAAGGCGGCAACCGAGCATACGGCTCCGCTGCACACAAAAGCACCTGACGACATAGCACAGGACGACAACCCCAACGCATCGGGGCTTGACAGGCGTGCGGTGATGGACGCCATCGCCCTTTCGCTGTTCGACAACGGGCTGGACAACAGCAGCATAAAGGAGAGCACAGAGCAGGAAGAGAACGGCACAACAAACCTGCACTTTATAATCGATCAGGGCACTGCAAATCTGGAGAACCTGAAAAACAGCCTCTCCGAACGCATCAAAGGCATGGGAACAGAGCCTGAGGTCGGAAAATCCGTGTCGTTTGCGAGCGGCAAACTCAGCGTTGTGATAGATTTCATCGAAAGACACGCAGAGCCCCAGAAACCTGCGGATAAAAAACCCCGTGTGGCAAGAGACTACAACGGAGTTAAGGTTGCATTCGTCATAGACGACTGCGGCTACAGCATTCCCCTTGCAGAAAAACTGGGCAAAGTGAAATACCCTATGGCAATGGCCATCATCCCCTATACTCCCCACAGCAGGGAGACTGCGGAAGTCTTCCGCAGACTGGGCAAGACCGTATTTCTCCATCAGCCCATGGAACCCAAGGCATACCCTGAAAAAGACCCCGGCAAAGGCGCAATACTGCTGAACATGCCCGAAAGCCTCGTGGCGATATCCCTCCAGAAAAACGTTGAAGACCTCGGCGGAAAGATAGACGGATTCAACAACCACATGGGCTCAGGACTCACCGAAAGCCGTGAGAAAATGAGTCAGGTCTTTGACACAATGAAGAAATATACGAACTTCTATGTGGACAGCTACACCTCCCCCAAAACCGTTGCATTCGATGAATGCCAGAAACAGGGTATGGTGTGCGCCATCAACAATAAATTCATCGACAACGAATCCGACCCCGAATACATCCGCGGAAAGATAATGGACGGCGTAAACCTTGCGAAGGCCAACGGCTCCATAATCATGATCGGTCACCTTCGTGACTCAACTGTGGAGGTTCTGGTGAAGATCCTGCCGGAGCTTGAGGCAATGGGCGTTGAAGTAGTCCCTGTTAAGGAGCTTGCGGTAAGGTGA
- a CDS encoding GGDEF domain-containing response regulator, whose protein sequence is MERILVVEDSNILGTLLKKRIEIETGLEVDHAVTYADAVAYVSSCTYFAAVIDLNLPDAVQAGMVDFAQDRKIPSIVYTGDYDEQLREKIWKKNIVDYVLKKDPDSDIYIAKMLKQMMLNRSIDVIVADDSRLMRSRIKALLSAHLFRVHTCESGKEAFELALKLENLKIVIADYLMPEISGFDLVRLIRKKFTKDRVAFIGMSREGTAELSAKFIKYGANDFLLKPFSPEQFYCRVNQNLQTLMLIDHIRDMSYKDYLTGLYNRRYFFMHMADVFDVEKSKSIAVLDIDHFKKINDSYGHDVGDFVLKKISAVISDYVGSGGLVSRFGGEEFCIYKEPGADEGYFDGMRRAIQDTVINYNSISISVTVSIGVCSSYGKGLDDMISAADDLLYTAKHEGRNRVCSIS, encoded by the coding sequence ATGGAAAGAATACTTGTAGTTGAAGACAGTAATATTCTCGGCACCCTGCTCAAAAAGCGTATTGAAATTGAGACGGGGCTGGAGGTTGACCACGCAGTGACATATGCTGATGCTGTGGCATACGTTTCGTCCTGCACATATTTTGCTGCGGTCATAGACCTTAACCTTCCCGATGCCGTTCAGGCGGGGATGGTGGATTTTGCGCAGGACAGAAAGATCCCTTCAATAGTCTATACCGGCGACTATGACGAACAGCTTCGTGAGAAGATATGGAAGAAGAACATAGTCGACTACGTTCTGAAAAAAGATCCAGACAGTGATATATATATTGCGAAGATGCTTAAGCAGATGATGCTTAACAGGAGCATAGACGTCATCGTTGCCGATGACTCAAGGCTCATGCGAAGCCGCATCAAGGCGCTTCTTTCGGCGCATCTTTTCCGTGTTCACACCTGCGAATCCGGCAAGGAGGCCTTCGAACTCGCCCTTAAACTTGAGAATCTGAAAATTGTCATTGCCGACTATCTGATGCCGGAGATATCCGGTTTCGATCTGGTGCGGCTCATCCGTAAAAAATTTACAAAGGACCGTGTGGCTTTCATAGGCATGTCCCGTGAGGGAACGGCGGAGCTCTCGGCCAAGTTCATAAAATACGGCGCAAACGACTTCCTGCTGAAACCTTTCAGCCCCGAACAGTTCTATTGCAGGGTGAATCAGAACCTTCAGACCCTTATGCTGATAGACCATATCAGAGATATGTCGTATAAGGACTATCTGACAGGACTTTACAACCGCAGGTACTTCTTTATGCATATGGCGGACGTTTTTGATGTTGAAAAGTCCAAGAGCATAGCTGTTCTGGACATCGACCATTTTAAAAAGATAAACGATTCCTACGGTCACGACGTGGGAGATTTCGTTCTCAAAAAGATATCCGCTGTCATATCCGACTATGTGGGTTCAGGCGGACTGGTGTCCCGTTTCGGCGGCGAGGAGTTCTGTATATACAAAGAACCGGGCGCAGACGAAGGCTATTTCGACGGCATGCGAAGAGCAATTCAGGACACTGTGATAAATTATAACAGCATCAGCATATCGGTGACGGTGAGCATCGGTGTCTGCTCCAGCTACGGCAAGGGGCTGGACGACATGATCTCCGCCGCAGACGACCTTCTATACACAGCCAAACACGAAGGCCGCAACAGGGTATGTTCGATCAGCTGA
- the tsaD gene encoding tRNA (adenosine(37)-N6)-threonylcarbamoyltransferase complex transferase subunit TsaD, which yields MIILGIETSCDETSLAVFDTEKGVLSSFTNSQVDLHNKFGGVVPEVASRNHILKVEELFSKCMEQAELTPQDLDMIAVTTAPGLIGALFVGVSFGKALGYALKIPVMPVNHLSAHILAAELENPELKPPYTALIISGGHTHIYDVDAAYNFELLAKTVDDAAGESFDKVAKMMELGYPGGPLIEKLAEGGNEKAVAFPIAMRKENNFSFSGLKTAAMNKINDNTISREDIAASFQRTVADTLILKTLRIAKETGRKNVVVAGGVACNGYIRKAFSEQKGYSVYFPSKKLCTDNGDMIAFAAHRFFKLRKFSSLIETAHDRMQHINK from the coding sequence GTGATAATCCTCGGCATAGAAACATCCTGCGACGAAACCTCTCTGGCGGTGTTTGACACCGAAAAAGGGGTTCTGTCCAGTTTTACCAACTCGCAGGTGGATCTGCACAATAAATTCGGCGGGGTTGTTCCCGAAGTGGCATCCAGAAACCATATTCTGAAGGTTGAGGAGCTTTTCTCCAAATGTATGGAGCAGGCAGAGCTTACCCCTCAGGATCTGGACATGATAGCCGTCACCACTGCACCGGGGCTTATCGGTGCGCTTTTTGTGGGCGTATCCTTCGGCAAGGCTCTGGGATATGCGCTCAAAATTCCCGTTATGCCCGTAAACCACCTTTCGGCGCACATTCTGGCGGCGGAGCTGGAAAATCCGGAACTGAAACCTCCCTACACCGCTCTGATAATTTCCGGCGGACACACGCATATCTATGATGTTGACGCCGCATACAACTTTGAACTGCTGGCAAAAACCGTTGACGATGCCGCAGGCGAATCATTCGACAAGGTCGCAAAGATGATGGAACTGGGATATCCCGGCGGTCCTCTCATCGAAAAACTGGCAGAGGGCGGCAACGAAAAGGCCGTGGCCTTCCCCATTGCCATGCGCAAAGAGAACAATTTTTCATTCAGCGGGCTAAAAACCGCCGCAATGAACAAGATAAACGACAACACCATATCCCGTGAGGATATAGCCGCATCCTTTCAGAGGACTGTGGCGGACACTCTTATTCTTAAAACCCTGCGTATCGCCAAAGAAACCGGCAGAAAGAACGTTGTGGTTGCGGGCGGAGTGGCATGCAACGGATACATCCGCAAGGCATTTTCCGAACAGAAGGGATACAGCGTATATTTCCCCTCAAAAAAACTCTGCACAGACAACGGCGACATGATCGCCTTTGCCGCTCACAGATTTTTTAAACTCAGGAAATTTTCATCACTCATAGAAACAGCACATGACAGAATGCAGCACATCAACAAATAA
- a CDS encoding tRNA dihydrouridine synthase, translating to MTECSTSTNNYLELLKTRPMIGAPLAGVSTPAFRRIVRLFFDGLLFTEMVSVEGLIRKGSGTMVFLRTNENDMPLGVQLFGSKSESYGDAVKVVLETMAPAVIDINMGCPVKKVIKTWSGAAMMKDEENIAKVVRAAKSACGSVPLSIKIRLGWDANSVNYNEVIKIAYEEGADAVTLHGRTKAEMFGGQVHYDLIADAKSRAKLPVIGNGDIVCCETHKRMLETGVDGVMIGRGMMKQPWIFQAINDGKATDGYLTLPRLKDVITRIIELEQENARGSRYIDASKKYIVWMLKGLPGAAALRSSVYECTDRAQLDDLLERFFLSISDTQTDRS from the coding sequence ATGACAGAATGCAGCACATCAACAAATAACTACCTTGAACTTCTGAAAACCAGACCGATGATAGGCGCACCGCTGGCGGGCGTTTCAACCCCCGCTTTCAGACGCATTGTCCGTCTGTTCTTCGACGGTCTGCTCTTCACAGAGATGGTCAGCGTTGAAGGGCTCATCCGTAAAGGATCGGGCACAATGGTCTTTCTGCGCACCAACGAAAACGATATGCCGCTGGGCGTTCAGCTGTTCGGAAGCAAAAGCGAAAGCTACGGTGACGCTGTTAAGGTTGTGCTTGAAACCATGGCTCCAGCCGTCATCGACATAAACATGGGATGTCCGGTTAAAAAGGTGATAAAAACCTGGTCCGGCGCCGCTATGATGAAGGATGAAGAGAACATAGCAAAGGTTGTCCGTGCGGCAAAATCCGCATGCGGCAGTGTGCCTCTTTCCATAAAGATTCGTCTGGGTTGGGACGCAAACTCGGTCAACTACAACGAAGTGATAAAGATAGCCTATGAAGAGGGGGCGGACGCTGTCACCCTCCACGGGCGCACAAAGGCGGAGATGTTCGGCGGACAGGTGCACTATGACCTTATCGCCGATGCGAAATCCAGAGCGAAACTGCCGGTAATAGGCAACGGCGACATTGTATGCTGTGAGACCCACAAAAGGATGCTTGAAACGGGCGTTGACGGAGTAATGATAGGCAGGGGAATGATGAAGCAGCCGTGGATATTTCAGGCCATTAATGACGGAAAGGCTACGGACGGATATCTGACTCTGCCCAGACTGAAAGACGTTATCACCCGCATAATCGAACTGGAGCAGGAGAACGCCAGAGGCAGCCGCTATATTGACGCTTCAAAGAAATATATAGTCTGGATGCTGAAAGGACTGCCCGGTGCGGCAGCCCTCAGAAGCAGCGTATATGAATGCACCGACAGGGCACAGCTTGATGACCTGCTGGAGCGTTTTTTCCTCAGTATATCAGATACTCAGACAGATCGGAGTTGA
- a CDS encoding sensor domain-containing diguanylate cyclase encodes MSKSSDFIFAAVNALPDPVYVFSENGDYIDVIGRGAGDGKNLIGRNIYEVIDRSLADRFLGIIRETISANEPGVYEYDLEETVCRVGGAEPCKVWFEARVAPFDFENRKCVIWLARDITEQKETENKLKETSFADPLTGVYSRSFFITELNSFYHRFLRTFRTYSVISVDMDGYRETLEKFGQKVGDSLLVHIAAVLRRVLRQSDVIARLGGDKFSVLLPDTDVKGAETLAERLREVLQKSHITTPSGKMSLTASFGCSQVSTKDEGYENTVSRAEIAVSMAKLAGKNTVRSVL; translated from the coding sequence ATGAGTAAGAGCAGCGATTTTATTTTTGCCGCCGTGAACGCACTGCCTGATCCGGTATATGTTTTTTCCGAGAACGGGGACTATATCGATGTTATCGGCAGAGGGGCAGGTGACGGAAAAAATCTTATCGGCAGAAATATATATGAAGTTATTGACCGTTCGCTCGCCGACAGGTTTTTAGGGATAATCCGTGAGACCATCTCCGCAAACGAACCCGGTGTTTACGAATATGACCTTGAGGAGACCGTCTGCCGTGTGGGTGGTGCGGAACCCTGCAAAGTGTGGTTTGAGGCGAGGGTTGCCCCGTTTGACTTCGAAAACAGAAAATGCGTGATATGGCTTGCCAGGGATATCACCGAACAGAAGGAGACGGAGAACAAACTGAAGGAAACTTCATTCGCCGATCCGCTTACGGGTGTGTATTCACGCAGTTTTTTCATAACCGAGCTTAACAGCTTTTACCACAGATTCCTGAGAACCTTCAGAACCTATTCAGTCATATCTGTCGATATGGACGGCTACAGGGAGACTCTGGAAAAATTCGGTCAGAAGGTGGGCGATTCCCTTTTGGTGCATATTGCGGCAGTTTTGCGCAGGGTGCTTCGCCAGTCGGATGTTATAGCGAGACTGGGGGGCGACAAGTTTTCCGTTCTGCTGCCCGACACCGATGTCAAGGGTGCTGAAACCCTTGCGGAGAGACTGAGGGAGGTTCTTCAAAAGAGCCACATCACCACCCCTTCGGGTAAGATGAGCCTGACTGCCAGCTTCGGCTGTTCGCAGGTGTCGACCAAGGACGAAGGCTACGAAAACACGGTTTCCAGAGCTGAGATAGCTGTCAGCATGGCCAAACTGGCGGGTAAAAATACGGTGCGTTCGGTTCTCTGA
- a CDS encoding ATP-grasp domain-containing protein encodes MFILDKPFVSKVLLDTVKRNNYPVLDNDTARELLGDSGNLLSSERFADRFRSRPVVYTNSENAVAWINENLMFSDIVEKVDLFKNKVKFRDLLSGMFPDFFYREVLFNEIETLRSKDLRFPFVIKPAVGFFSLGVYYVEDETAWKRIRPQIIEETLKVRDYYPDDVLNAHSFIIEEVIEGTEYAIDGYYNSDGEPVILNVLKHFFAGSEDVSDRVYVTSVKIVREISEQVHKFLVSLGRLAVVKDFPFHIEVRIDDKGRVVPVELNPLRFAGWCCTDIGFFAYGLNTYEYFAGSSVPDWDEIESRCGDKVYAMVVVEKSAKIDDGKLVGFDYEKLRNSFTKVLELRESDFRSYNVFSFVFAETDSEDAPELKAILNSDLSEYLIY; translated from the coding sequence ATGTTCATACTCGATAAACCCTTTGTTTCAAAGGTTCTTCTGGATACTGTTAAACGGAACAATTATCCGGTTCTGGATAACGACACCGCAAGGGAGCTTCTGGGCGACAGCGGAAACCTGCTCAGCTCCGAAAGGTTTGCGGACAGGTTTCGCAGCAGGCCTGTGGTCTATACCAACTCTGAGAACGCCGTTGCATGGATAAACGAGAACCTGATGTTCTCGGATATAGTTGAAAAGGTCGACCTGTTTAAGAACAAGGTAAAATTCCGTGATCTTTTAAGCGGAATGTTCCCCGATTTCTTCTACCGTGAGGTGCTTTTCAACGAGATCGAGACCCTGCGGTCAAAGGATCTGCGGTTTCCGTTCGTTATAAAGCCCGCAGTGGGCTTTTTCAGCCTCGGTGTATATTATGTCGAGGACGAGACCGCATGGAAGCGCATCCGTCCGCAGATAATCGAAGAGACCCTTAAGGTGCGTGACTATTATCCCGACGACGTTCTGAACGCCCACAGCTTCATCATAGAAGAGGTTATCGAGGGCACGGAATATGCTATAGACGGATATTACAACTCCGACGGCGAACCCGTTATCCTGAATGTTCTCAAACACTTTTTCGCAGGCTCGGAGGACGTTTCCGACAGAGTTTACGTCACATCGGTTAAGATAGTCAGGGAGATTTCCGAGCAGGTGCACAAATTTCTCGTTTCCCTCGGCAGACTGGCAGTTGTTAAGGATTTTCCGTTCCATATCGAGGTGCGGATAGACGACAAAGGACGTGTTGTCCCCGTGGAACTTAACCCCCTGCGTTTTGCCGGCTGGTGCTGCACTGATATCGGTTTTTTTGCATACGGGCTGAACACCTACGAATACTTTGCCGGAAGCAGTGTGCCCGATTGGGACGAGATAGAATCAAGATGCGGCGACAAGGTATACGCAATGGTGGTTGTTGAAAAGAGTGCGAAGATAGACGACGGCAAACTTGTGGGATTTGATTATGAAAAGCTGAGAAACAGCTTTACGAAAGTTCTGGAACTGCGTGAGTCGGATTTCAGAAGCTATAACGTTTTCAGCTTTGTGTTCGCCGAAACAGACAGCGAGGATGCGCCTGAGCTAAAGGCGATACTCAACTCCGATCTGTCTGAGTATCTGATATACTGA
- a CDS encoding EAL domain-containing protein: protein MLIFFFSVFLFAFFTGGAVPVILENYKQKNGNYAYKYIGEMDRVSADIAATLKKLNSLKLDECSDEMIKQMRFAQFESKYIKDIGFSKNNKLLCTSGLGKLDKPFDELPADLTTPGGSLVWLKVPIKLFNFEKYAHVVRTGSYNAVFNTSEIDRADISASNIAIYVMQKDKPPYFYGGNRDLTVDSVTDGQAIYDMKGMKTVLCSTSSNICAAVYISYSDIIQKEASLIFGIVMLSAISTIFVMKYLYDTLNRFKGFRNRFKRGLTPEKILCYYQPIVELKTSRLIGCEVLCRWVDFDGRVASPIEFLGIVKELQKTKEFTQIIIDKAFAELTPVISDIPAFKISFNIFPSDFRTETIVDMVGKYREEHPQLTINLELTEDELIELAKVSAAIDELRAKGYVISIDDFGTGYSSLSYLRDINADYIKIDRSFVKEIEHGSIKSNLIPNIVNIANDIGTQVIVEGIEKREQIDYLISYNVLYGQGYIFGRPCPAEEFSKLVCGDRLC, encoded by the coding sequence TTGCTTATATTTTTCTTTTCAGTATTCCTGTTCGCTTTTTTCACAGGGGGTGCAGTCCCTGTCATTCTTGAGAACTATAAACAAAAAAACGGCAACTACGCATATAAATACATCGGCGAAATGGACAGAGTCTCCGCCGACATCGCCGCCACACTCAAAAAACTCAACTCACTGAAACTTGATGAGTGCAGCGACGAAATGATAAAACAGATGCGTTTCGCTCAGTTTGAGTCCAAATATATCAAAGATATAGGCTTCAGCAAAAACAACAAACTCCTCTGCACATCAGGGCTGGGGAAACTGGATAAACCTTTCGACGAACTTCCCGCAGATCTTACAACACCGGGCGGTTCACTGGTCTGGCTTAAAGTTCCTATAAAGCTGTTCAATTTCGAAAAATACGCCCACGTTGTCCGCACGGGAAGCTACAATGCCGTGTTCAACACCAGTGAGATAGACAGAGCCGACATCAGTGCGTCGAACATAGCCATATATGTAATGCAGAAGGATAAACCGCCCTATTTCTACGGCGGCAATAGAGATCTGACAGTTGACTCTGTCACCGACGGACAGGCCATTTATGACATGAAGGGCATGAAAACTGTCCTCTGCTCCACCTCCTCAAACATCTGTGCCGCAGTTTATATATCCTATTCTGACATAATCCAGAAAGAGGCCTCGCTCATCTTCGGAATCGTAATGCTCTCCGCAATAAGCACCATCTTCGTGATGAAGTATCTCTACGACACCCTGAACAGGTTCAAAGGATTCCGTAACCGCTTCAAGCGTGGACTGACGCCGGAAAAGATACTCTGCTACTACCAGCCCATCGTTGAACTGAAAACATCCAGACTCATCGGATGCGAAGTTCTCTGCCGCTGGGTGGATTTTGACGGAAGGGTTGCCTCCCCAATCGAGTTTCTCGGAATAGTTAAGGAACTTCAGAAAACAAAAGAATTTACGCAGATAATAATCGATAAGGCGTTTGCGGAGCTGACCCCTGTCATAAGCGATATCCCCGCATTCAAAATATCGTTCAACATCTTCCCTTCTGATTTCCGGACGGAAACAATTGTGGATATGGTCGGAAAATACAGGGAGGAGCATCCTCAGCTCACCATAAATCTGGAGCTGACAGAGGATGAACTTATTGAGCTGGCAAAGGTTTCTGCCGCAATTGACGAACTGAGGGCAAAGGGATATGTGATATCCATAGACGATTTCGGAACCGGATATTCCAGCCTCTCATACCTGCGTGACATAAATGCGGACTATATCAAAATCGACCGCTCATTCGTAAAAGAGATAGAGCATGGCTCCATAAAATCGAACCTGATCCCCAATATAGTAAATATTGCCAACGACATAGGCACTCAGGTCATAGTCGAAGGCATCGAAAAACGGGAGCAGATCGACTATCTCATCTCCTATAACGTTCTTTACGGTCAGGGCTATATCTTCGGAAGACCATGCCCTGCCGAAGAATTTTCAAAACTTGTCTGCGGAGACAGACTCTGCTGA
- a CDS encoding MarR family winged helix-turn-helix transcriptional regulator, which yields MIKLTSADDKSVDASAVIALLGILKASGDVLVEVEKFFAKNNLSQSRYIALSVLISRPDGLFPYELADHMGISRATVSSVIKGLESSGYIITVKSGDDKRMKKISSTPEGKKIHESLLSDYYAILTGLFGVHDKKDIKTVNAVMKGISEQVLNFKNKGQI from the coding sequence ATGATAAAACTTACCTCAGCTGACGACAAGTCGGTGGATGCCTCTGCGGTTATTGCACTTTTGGGCATTCTGAAGGCATCCGGCGATGTTCTGGTTGAGGTGGAGAAATTTTTCGCAAAGAACAATCTCTCCCAGAGCAGATACATTGCCCTTTCCGTTCTCATTTCACGCCCCGACGGACTCTTTCCCTATGAACTGGCCGATCACATGGGAATCTCCAGAGCCACTGTCTCTTCGGTGATAAAGGGGCTTGAAAGCTCCGGATACATCATCACGGTGAAATCCGGCGATGACAAGCGTATGAAAAAAATATCATCCACGCCTGAGGGTAAAAAAATCCACGAATCACTTTTAAGCGATTATTATGCTATACTGACAGGGCTTTTCGGTGTTCACGATAAAAAAGACATAAAAACAGTCAACGCTGTGATGAAGGGAATCAGCGAGCAGGTTCTTAATTTTAAGAACAAGGGTCAGATTTAG
- a CDS encoding helix-hairpin-helix domain-containing protein has product MRDRLYQEFQFRKNHIDSVIDLFLEGNTVPFIARYRKEMTGSMDAEDIRNIIERYEYLENLEKRKAEVIAAIDERGKLTDELKKRILAAETLKEVEDLYEPYKSKKKTKADIAREAGLEPLAVYIRSNENLSGLDEEAAKYINEAVADPQTAVSMASDIIIEDIGHDVDVKNRVRELYTLYGVLESSQKTESKERNPYEDYYQFSQKLSEIPPHRVLAMFRGEREKILKLKLIIDEEMCLNAIQKVSAGKGVAKNDITVKCVRQAFKKMIELSLELEFRGELKEKGELKAIEVFADNLKNLLLTPTVKNKTIMGVDPAFRTGCKYAVVDSTGMLLGYGVMYPTKPQEDVEGARRIFLKAVKDYGVDAVAIGNGTASRETEEFIASVIKSDSLNIRYTIVSEAGASVYSAGDVAKKEFPELDVSIRGAISIARRVIDPLAELVKIEPQAIGVGMYQHDVQGKKLDKTLTDVVEDVVNNVGVDLNTASASLLSYVSGLSSSLAEKIVKFRERVGRFTSRKELMKVDGIGEQTFRQAAGFLKVYGGEEKLDSMFIHPESYDAVYSFLNAMNLSVDKCEMVKLAVKGKDTSALGSKLGLGEYTIKDIIENLEKPDRDIRDDVDPVIFKAGVISINELNVGDILTGKISNVVDFGAFVDVGLKNDGLVHISQLADKFVKVPSEVVKVGQIVKTKVLSIDKERGRLSLSMRI; this is encoded by the coding sequence ATGAGAGACAGACTCTATCAGGAATTTCAATTCAGAAAGAACCACATCGACAGCGTTATCGACCTTTTTCTTGAGGGCAACACAGTTCCCTTCATCGCCAGATACCGCAAGGAAATGACAGGCAGTATGGATGCGGAGGATATCCGCAATATCATAGAGAGATACGAGTATCTTGAGAACCTTGAGAAGCGCAAGGCCGAGGTCATCGCCGCCATTGACGAGCGGGGTAAGCTGACGGATGAGCTTAAAAAGCGCATTCTTGCGGCTGAGACTCTGAAAGAGGTTGAAGACCTCTACGAACCCTACAAATCCAAAAAGAAGACCAAGGCCGACATCGCCCGTGAGGCGGGGCTTGAGCCTCTGGCAGTCTATATCAGATCAAACGAAAACCTGTCCGGTCTCGACGAAGAGGCCGCAAAATATATCAACGAAGCTGTGGCAGACCCTCAGACTGCTGTCAGCATGGCTTCGGACATCATTATTGAGGACATCGGCCACGATGTTGACGTGAAAAACCGTGTCCGTGAGCTTTACACCCTCTACGGTGTTCTGGAATCATCCCAGAAGACCGAGAGCAAAGAGCGCAACCCCTATGAGGACTATTATCAGTTCTCCCAGAAACTTTCAGAGATTCCGCCCCACAGGGTGCTCGCAATGTTCAGGGGCGAGCGTGAGAAGATTCTGAAACTGAAGCTCATTATTGATGAGGAGATGTGCCTTAACGCAATTCAGAAGGTTTCAGCCGGAAAGGGCGTTGCAAAGAACGACATAACCGTTAAATGCGTCCGTCAGGCGTTTAAAAAGATGATAGAGCTTTCCCTTGAGCTTGAGTTCAGGGGTGAGCTGAAAGAGAAAGGGGAGCTTAAGGCCATTGAGGTGTTTGCGGACAACCTGAAAAACCTGCTGCTTACCCCTACTGTTAAAAACAAGACAATCATGGGTGTCGACCCTGCGTTCCGTACGGGATGCAAGTATGCCGTTGTGGATTCAACCGGAATGCTTCTGGGCTATGGTGTGATGTATCCCACCAAGCCTCAGGAGGACGTTGAGGGCGCACGCAGGATTTTCCTGAAAGCTGTCAAAGATTACGGAGTGGATGCCGTCGCCATAGGCAACGGAACGGCCAGCCGTGAGACCGAGGAGTTCATCGCCTCGGTAATCAAGTCCGACAGCCTGAACATAAGATACACCATCGTCAGCGAGGCGGGCGCAAGCGTCTACTCCGCAGGGGATGTTGCAAAAAAAGAGTTTCCCGAACTGGACGTTTCCATCAGGGGAGCAATCTCCATCGCCAGAAGGGTCATCGATCCCCTGGCGGAGCTGGTTAAGATAGAGCCTCAGGCCATAGGCGTGGGCATGTATCAGCATGACGTTCAGGGCAAGAAGCTCGACAAGACCCTGACAGACGTTGTCGAAGACGTGGTAAACAACGTCGGTGTTGACCTGAACACAGCCAGCGCATCGCTTCTGTCATACGTTTCAGGTCTCAGCTCATCGCTGGCGGAGAAGATAGTCAAGTTCCGTGAGCGGGTGGGACGTTTCACTTCCAGAAAAGAGCTTATGAAGGTGGACGGAATAGGCGAGCAGACCTTCCGTCAGGCGGCGGGATTCCTTAAGGTATACGGCGGTGAGGAGAAGCTGGACAGCATGTTCATACACCCCGAAAGCTACGATGCCGTTTACTCATTCCTGAACGCAATGAACCTGAGCGTGGACAAATGCGAAATGGTGAAACTGGCAGTTAAAGGCAAGGACACCTCCGCACTGGGTTCAAAGCTCGGACTGGGCGAATATACCATCAAAGACATCATAGAGAACCTTGAGAAGCCCGACAGAGACATCAGGGACGACGTTGACCCTGTTATCTTCAAAGCGGGCGTTATCAGCATAAACGAGCTGAACGTGGGCGATATCCTCACCGGAAAGATAAGCAACGTTGTGGATTTCGGCGCATTTGTGGATGTTGGTCTTAAGAACGACGGACTGGTGCACATCTCTCAGCTTGCGGATAAGTTCGTCAAGGTGCCTTCCGAGGTTGTAAAGGTCGGTCAGATAGTGAAAACGAAAGTTTTAAGCATAGACAAGGAGAGGGGCAGGCTGTCCCTTTCTATGAGGATATAA